The sequence TCCCTCCAGGCGCATACCGTCTCGAACACCCAGCGGTACAGTAAGCATAACCCTGCCCGGCTGCCTGGCAATAGCCTGTATAAAGGCGGGCTGGGTACGCATATCCAGCTTTGGCATTGCAGCAGGATTGGGCATCCACTCTAAAAAACAAAGGCTCATGACCACCAGCGGCAAAGCCCGCTTGAGAATCCAGGATCCCTGCATGGCGATATAGGCTAGTCCAATACCCAGACTGAGCCACATCATTTGTAGTAGCCGAAAGGGAACACGATTCTGCTTCAGCACCGGTATAAAGTGCAGAAAAGAAGTTGGGCTATTCAACCCTGGCTTGAAACCCCACAGAGAAAGTTCGGGTAAGGTAAAAAGAACAAAGAGCAACGATATGAATAGCCAGGGTGCAGCTACTCGGGGAGACTTCCTGTATATAAATATCAGGTATACAACCAGTAGGGCAACCCCATATCCCATAAAAACACCGAAAGCATGTTCGCCGCCCCACTTTAGATTTGGGAACCAACTATGATAAATGAGGTGAAATCCGGGTTCGGGAGAAAAGTAGTGAGATAAATCAGACTGATACCAGTAGGCATCGCTAGGCGAAAGCCCCAAAGAGATAAAAACCGATGTAAGCAGATGTAAACCAAGAAAGACCAACAGCAAAAAAACAGCTCGTCTCGGCCTGGAGAGCCGGTACCAAGCTGGAGAAAACCGATGATATACATACCAGAATACACAGAAATAGAGCAAGAATGCCGTAGGAGCGTAATCAACCAAGATAGATAGGAAGACCAATAATATGCAAAGCAGAAAATACCCTATGCTCTTGATTCTAATACCAAGACCATTTTCATAAATACGCAATCCCTTTAGCAATGAAAGCACAAACCAGGGAACAATTCCGGTACTCAACAAATTATAATGAGATGCAGAATAGCTACCCATTCGGGCTGGATAGAAGTTAAAGAAAACAACAATAAGCAGTATCCACATGAAAGGAAACTTAAGATATCGGCCCAACAACACGATTCCGGCACTGGCAAGAATAAAATGTAAAATCAGATACAGGTTCATACCAATGGCATATTCATCAAATAGAATTGCCGATAAATTCATGACCCAGTTACTGGTATTCCGGAGCATATTCACACCATCCGGATACAAGACCCAATCGGAATACAGACGCGGATTATTCTCTTTTAAGTCTTGCTCGAATGCCCAGTTAGTCCAATAATAACTACCACTGTCATGCTGATAATTCGAACTTCCAATGACCATATTCAGATTAGTCATCAAAGGGTATGTATAGATCGTATAGATAAGAATTATGAGAATTACAGCAATAATTAGTTGCCCGATATTAGAATAAAAAATTCCATTTAAACGCGACAAATTGATTCTTGATTTTTTTGATAATTTTAGATCCATGACACAAAACTACAGGTTCTTTTTTGAATTATTATTTGACTTTAAAAGGCAAAAAAGTTAAGATACTATAACGAGCTTCATAACAGTGCCAAAATAACCGAAATTTTTATTCTAAAAAAATTGAGATCTTTATACTATTTTTCAGCACAAAATACATGGACCTAAAAGAACTACGTCTAACGGCTGGAACCGTAGCTGCCCGCCACCCCTGGGAGCTTGCACGGCTAGTTGTACTAAAGGATCTACTGCGCAAGGTAGACATGCCGCCCGGAGACCAGCAGCGGATGGTAGATCTGGGTAGCGGGGATGCCTTTGTAATTGAGCAGCTGCTAAACGCACACCCCCACTGGGAGGCGGCTGTAGCCGTAGACATTGCCTTTTCGGATGACGAACTACAACAGCTACGCACCCGCTTCGCCAACGAAGGGAAAGCCATAGTGGTGTTTAGAGACATGGCCGACATACCCGATGGTTTTCAGGCCGACTGCATCCTGCTGCTGGACGTGCTGGAGCACATAGCGGATCACGAGGGCTTCTTGCAGCTACTGCGCACTCAGCCATTTATAGGCCCGCACACCCAGCTGCTGGTTACCGTACCTGCATTTCAAGTGCTCTTCGGTGCACACGATATGTTTGTACACCACTACCGGCGCTACACCCGTCGGCAGCTATGCCGCACCCTGGCGACCAACGGATGGATACCTTATCGCTCCGGCTATTTCTTCTTCTCCCTACTGGGGCCACGCATCCTGCAGAAACTGCAGGGCAGCCAGCCTAGCGCGGAACGAGGCACTGGGGCCTACCGGCCCGGCCCTTTGCACGGGCTTATACTGGGCAGCCTCAAGCTGGACTACTGGCTGGGCCAGGCCCTGCGCACAATCGGCCTGCGGCTGCCTGGCCTCTCCACCTACGCCATCTGCCGCGTACAGCACCCACAAGGGCAGTAGCGGGCAGCGGTATGGCCCAGTTGGCTGTGTGCCCCCGGCACCGGGTGCTTCCAAGCCAAATCCTTGCTATCATTGTGCGAGATACCTAAGCCCACACCCGCATGCCCGCACAGGATACCAAAGCGCGTATGGCCCTGCTGGAGCAGGAGCTGGAGCGCCACAACCGGCTGTACTACCTGGAGGATGCACCGGAGATATCCGATCGGCAGTTTGATGCCCTGCTAGAGGAGCTACAGCAGCTGGAAAAACAATACCCCCAGTGGGCTAACCCCAATAGCCCTACCCAGCGCATAGGGGGCACCATTACCCGGAACTTCCCCGTATACACCCACCTGCGGCCCATGAAGAGCCTGGCAAACAGCTATGAATGGGAAGAAGTGGAAGCCTTTGACGAGCGGCTAAGGGGCATACTGGGCCAGGCGCAGCTGGACTACCTGCTGCAGCTGAAGATAGACGGTGTGGCCCTAAGCCTGCACTACGAGCAGGGCGAACTGAGGCGCGGCATAACCCGTGGGAATGGCGTAACAGGAGACGACATTACCGCCAACATCCGCACCATTCGCAACCTGCCCCTGCGCCTGCACACCCCCCACCCACCCGCCTACCTGGAGGTAAGGGGCGAAGTGTACATGCACCGAGAGGACTTTGACGAGCTGAATGCCCAGCGCGTAGCCCAGGGCGAAACTGCCCTAATGAATCCCCGAAACACCACCAGCGGCACCCTTAAGCTGCAAGATAGCGCCATAGTGGCCAGCCGCAGGCTACACTTCACGGCCTACTACGCCGCCGAGGCCGAGGAACTGCCCGACTCGGACGCGGAGCGCATGGCACTACTACGCCGCTGGGGCTTCTATGTAAGCCCACACACCGAGGCCGTGCACAGCCTGGATGGCGTGCAGGCCTATATAGAAAAGTGGCGTGAAAAGCGCTATACCCTACCCTTCGAAACAGACGGCATCGTCATCAAGGCCGACCGCATCGCCCAGCGCGAAGAGGCTGGCAGCACTGCCAAGAGCCCCCGATGGGCCATAGCCTACAAGTATGAGGCCGAAGAAGCCGAAACCCTGCTACAGCACATCAGCTACCAGGTAGGGCGTACCGGCTACATTACCCCCGTGGCCAACCTGCAGCCCGTGCTCTTGGCAGGCACTACGGTAAAGCGCGCCTCGCTATACAACTACGACGAGATACAACGCCTGGACCTGCGTGAGGGCGACCACGTAGTGGTGGCCAAGAGTGGCGAGATCATCCCCAAGGTGCTACGGGTGCTGGTAGAAAAGCGCGACCCCAAAGCCCCCCCCCTGGTGCCCCCCCTGCACTGCCCCGAGTGTGGAACCCCGCTGACAAAGCCGGAAGGCGAGGTGGGCTGCTACTGCCCCAACGACGAGGCATGCCCACCGCAGGTGAAGGGCCGCATAGAGCACTTTGCCAGCCGAAAAGCCTTGGACATAGACGGGCTAGGAACGGAGGTGGTGGCCCAGCTGGTAGAGGCAGGCCTGGTGCGGCAGCCGGCAGACCTGTACCTGCTAAGCCCGCCACAGCTGCTAGCCCTGGACCGCTTTGCCGAAAAAAGCGCCCAAAACCTGATACAGGCCCTGGAAGCCAGCAAACAGCAGCCGGCCAGCCGCCTGCTCTTCGGCCTGGGCATCCGGCATGTGGGCGAAACCGTGGCCGAGAAACTGCTGCAGCATTTTGGCAGCATAGATGACCTGGCACAGGCCAGCGAAGAAGAAATAGTGGCCCTGCACGAAATAGGACAAAAGATAGCCCACAGCCTGGTACAGTGGTTTGCCCACCCTGCCCACTACGCACAGTACCAGCAGCTAAAGGCCCTGGGGCTGCAAACCCGGGCCAAGGCCAAGGCACACCTGAGCCAGGCACTGGCCGGCAAGCGCATTTTGCTATCCGGGGTATTTGCGGGCTACGAGCGCGAGGAGCTGAAAAAACTCATCGAACTGCACGGGGGCCAAAATGCCACGAGCATCAGCAAAAAACTGGACTACCTGGTAGCCGGAGAAAACATGGGGCCGGCCAAGCTGGAAAAAGCACAACAGCTAAATGTTTCCATTATACCACTAGGCAGCCTGCTAGCCATGCTCCCCCCCAATCCGCCCGCTAGTAGCTTGTAACTGGCCAGGCTTTTTGTAACTTTAGGCGCACAGAACCCTGCTGCTCCACTATGGCCATACTGTTCGAAAAAAGGGTCACCAAAGACGAGCTGACCCACAAGTGCGTCCTGCTGATAGACGATGCGGGCAAAGACTATACCGCAGACATAACCGGCGGGGCGCAAACCCTCGAGTTTTACTCCGAAGGCAAACACTACCAGGCAGAGGTGCACGAGTTTTTTGTGGGCGGTGCCTTCAAAAAAGGACTGATTACCCCTGTAGCAGCAGATGGTAGCAATAATTTCTTCTTCGAAAAAAGCCTGACCCAAGGCAAGCGCCTACGCGTAAGCTTTGAGAAGGGAAAGCTGGAACTCGAAATTTTTCTCGTAACACGATGATAAACAAAGTAGTGGCAGATGCCGAAGCAGCCACCCGAGACATCCCCAACGGGGCCGTGCTCATGCTGGGGGGCTTCGGCCTGTGTGGCATACCCGAAAACTGCATAAGCGCCCTGCTGAAAATGGGCGTTCGAAACCTGACGTGCATCAGCAACAATGCCGGGGTGGACGACTTTGGCATAGGCCTGATGCTGAAAACCCGCCAGGTGAAAAAGATGATGAGCAGCTATGTGGGAGAGAATGAGGAATTTGAACGCCAACTACTGAGCGGAGAACTGGAGGTAGAGCTCATCCCCCAGGGCACCCTGGCCGAGCGAATCCGTGCAGGCGGGGCGGGCATCCCCGCCTTTTATACCCCCGCAGGCTACGGCACCGAGGTAGCCCAGGGCAAGGAAACCCGAGCCTACAACGGAAAAATGTATGTACTGGAGCAAGGGCTGACCGCAGACTTTGCGCTGGTGAAGGCCTGGAAGGGCGACACGGCGGGCAACCTGGTATACCACCACACTGCGCGAAACTTCAACCCCATGATGGCCGCGGCAGGCAAGATCACCATAGCGGAGGTGGAAGAGCTGGTGCCGGCAGGCCAGCTAGACCCCAACCAGATCCACACCCCCGGGGTATATGTGCAGCGCATCTTTCAGGGTACAAACTATGAGAAACGCATAGAGCAGCGCACCCTGCGCCGGGGCTAGGCTGCGTGCCGTACGGATATGGGCACAGCCGGGGGACAAAGCCAGGTAGGCCCGCTCGTTTTTTTCCTGCACTTTTTTTTGAAACTCCCTGGCTTTTGCATTCCTTTTGCTCGTATCTTTATTGCCAACATGGGGCCGGATGGCTTCCAACAGATTCCTGACCCTTTTCATGTATCGCCACGCAGGCCCTAGTAACAAACAGCATTCTCCCACTCTAGTATTTTTTTCTTCCTTTATTTTTTTTCTATGAATATCTATGTAGGTAATCTGTCGCACAAAGCGTCAGAAGATGAGGTTCGCGATCTATTCAGCGCCTTTGGTCAAGTATCTTCGGTGAAGATCATTCTGGACCGTGAAACCCGCCAATCTCGTGGGTTTGCCTTTGTTGAGATGAACAACGAAAGCGAGGCAAACAGCGCGATGGAGCAGCTAAACGGCACCGAGTTTCTGGGCCGCGAGCTCCGCATTAACGAGGCCCGCCCACGCGAGGACAGCCGTAGTGGCGGCGGTGGCGGCGGCGGATACAACCGTGGCGGCGGTGGCGGTGGTGGATACAACCGTGGCGGTGGCGGCGGAAGAGACCGCTGGTAAGCCCCAGACTATTTTCGAAAACCCAAAGGAGCCGAATACGGCTCCTTTTTTTATGTGCCTGATTTTTTTACCACGCATGAATCCCCGTATCCTGTTAAACACCCTATTGGCCAGCCTCCTGCTCCAGGCCTGTGCAGAGCCCACAACCGATGCGAGCACCCCCACAGCCGCACCCATTTCAAACAAAATACCGTACCCCCTGCAGCAGGACACTACCCTACAGATAGGCGGTATGGCCGTGAGCATCCTGCTACCGGAGGGGCCTGTGCGGGCAGACCTGCTGGTGCTGCCTGGCTGGAACTATGGGCGCATGGACTGGTGCCAGCGCACCCAGCTGTGCCAGGCCGCCCGGGCAGCCGGCTACCGGCTTGTGCTACCGGATATGCACCGCACCCTCTACCCCTGGCGCATCTATCCGGAAACGCGGGCCGACTTCCGGGCCTACGCCACCCGACCCTGGATCTGGGACACCCTGATCCACACCCTGGCAAGCCAGCATGGGGTGCTAGCACCTGGCGGAAAAAACTTGGTTATGGGGCTGAGCACGGGCGCACGCGGCGCCAGCCTGCTGTGCCTGGATAGGCCGGGCTACTTTGCAGCTGTCGCCCTGCTGAGCGGAGACTACGACCTGCCCAGCATGCCGCAGGAGCGCATTAGCACCGCCACCTACGGGCCCTATAGCCAGCACCCCGCCCGCTGGGCCGATAGCCTGGAAAACCCCATGAGCCGCGCAGCCCGCTGGCGCACCCCTGTGTACATAGGCCATGGGCTGGCAGACAGGGTGATAGACCCCGGACAGTCCCGGCAGTTTCATGCCGCACTGGGGCAAGGGGCGGGGGTAGCCACCGTGCTGCATCCGGCCAGCGGGGCCGGGCACGACTATGCCTACTGGAGTAGCGAAACCGAAGCCATCCTGGCCTTCTTCCGCCAGCAGCTAGGCGGGCAGGTCAAATAGGGCACGCGCATTCCGGCTGGTCTGCTCCACCACGGTCTGCCGGTCCATCTGTAGCACCTCGGCCAGCTTTTCGGCCACATGCACCAGGTACGCGCTCTCGTTGCGCTTGCCACGGTAGGGCACCGGGGCCAGGTAGGGGCTGTCTGTCTCCAGCACCAGCCAGGCGGGGTCCAGCTCGGGCAGCACAGCGGGCAGCTCGCTGCGCTTGTACGTCAGCGTGCCGCCTATACCCAGGTGAAAGCCAGCGGCAATCATGCGCTTGCCCTCCTCGGCCGTGCCGCTGAAGCAGTGGAATACCCCCCGCAGGCTGCCATCCTGCGCTGCCTCTATCTGCCGCAGCGTCTCCTCGTTGGCCGAGCGGGTGTGCAGGATGAGCGGCAGCTGGTAGTGCCTGGCCCAGCGGATGTGCTCGGCCAGGCTTTCCTGCTGGCGTGCCAGGCTGGTTTTATCCCAGTACAGGTCCAGGCCCGTCTCCCCCACCCCATAGTAGCCCCCCCGTTCCAGCTCTGCCTCCAGCAGGGCCAGCTGGCGCGGATAGTCTGCCGCCACATACGTGGGGTGCAGCCCCACTGTGGGCAGGCAGTGGCCCGGATAGGCAGCGGCCAGGGCATTCATGCTGGCTATCGTAGTTTCGTCTATATTGGGCAGTAGCAGGTGGCTGCACACCTGTAGCGCACGGCCCACCATTGCATGCCGGTCCGCGTCAAACTGGTGGCTGAAGAGGTGGGCATGGGTATCAATCAGCTTCATGGTAGCGGCAAAAGAAGCAAAAAAATAGCGGGTTCGCCTACGAATGCCGAACTTTGGGCCAATCGCAGCCCTGCGCACACCCGCACACCATGTCTACTCCCCCCGAAGAAAAAAACCCCTGGCAGACCCTGAGCAGCCGGGTAGCGTACGAAAATCCCTGGATCCAGCTCACCGAGCATCAGGTACTGAACCCGGCAGGCAAGCCGGGCATCTATGGCACGGTACACTTCAAAAACCTGGCCATTGGCATCATCCCCCTGGATGCGGCAGGCTATACCTGGCTGGTGGGGCAGTACCGCTACCCCCTGGGGCAGTACAGCTGGGAGATACCCGAGGGCGGGGGGCCAATGGGCATCTCCCCCGAGGAGAGTGCACGCCGCGAGCTGAAGGAAGAGACCGGACTGGAGGCGCAAAACCTGCAACTGCTGGTAACCACCCACCTGAGCAATTCGGTATCCGATGAGGTGGGCTATGTATACCTGGCCACGGGCCTAACCGAGGGCAGCTGGGCACCAGAGGAGACAGAGGTGCTGCAGCTGCGCAGGCTCCCCTTTGAGGAGGCCTACCAGATGGTGCTGCGGGCCGAGATAACTGATAGCCTGGCCGTAGCCGGCATCCTGCGGCTAAAGCTGCTGCTGCTGGAGGGCAGCTTGCGCTTGTAAACATGGGCAGGCGTATCTTTGCAGCCCCACATTCCATTACGCCCCATTCACCCACATGGCTTCATTATTTTCTATCCCAAACGGTGTAACCACCATCTTTTTTGACCTGGGCGGGGTACTGCTGGAGATAGACCCTGGCCGTACGCAAAAGGCCCTGACGGAACTGCTGGGTGGGGGCGACCAGGTGGTTCGTTTTGACATCCACGCCCAGGAGGCGCTGTTTCTGGACTTTGAGCGGGGCAGCCTAAGCCCGGAGGACCTACGCCGGGGGGCCATGACACACTTTGGCGTAGCGGTGGCAGACGAGGCCTTTGACCACGCGTGGAACCAGGTGCTGCTGCAGCCCTTCCCTTGGGCACACCGGGCGGTACAGCAGGCAGGGAGCCGCTACCGCACCGCCCTGCTAAGCAATACCAATGCCATCCACTACCAGGCATTCCGGGCGGCTATGCAGCCCACCTTTGCCCTGATGGAGCGGCTATTCCTGAGCTATGAGCTAGGCAGCCGAAAGCCCGAGCCCACCATCTACCAGCAGGCACTGGCCCAGATGGGCGTACAGCCCAGCGAGGTGCTCTTTATAGAAGACAATGCCGAAAACATAGCCACTGCACGGCAGCTGGGCCTGCACACCCTGCACCTTACCCAGCCGCAGGTGCTCGAGACGCTGTTCGGCTAGCCGGCCGGTGCACAGCCGTGGCACTAGCCTGCCCGCTGCGCCGCCCGATAGGCCTGGTAGTGCCTATGCACCGCCTCGGCCTTGGCCTCGCCCACCACGGGTATCAGTTCGTTCAGGCTGGCCTCCTTCACCTTTTTCAGGCTGCGAAAATGGCTCAATAGCTTCTTGGCCGTTCCGGGGCCTATGCCCGCTATCTCGGTCAGCTCGGTCTTCAGGGTCTTCTCGTCCCGTTTCTTGCGGTGGTATTCTATGGCAGTTTTGTGTGCCTCGTCTCGCAGCTGCTGCAGCAGGCGCAGGGTGGGGCTTTTCTTATCGATATACAGGGGCACCGGGTCGTCGGGGTAGTATATCTCCTCCAGCCGCTTGGCTATGGACAGGATGGGCAGCTGGCCGCGCAGGCCCAGTTCCTCCAGGGCCTCCAGGGCATGGCTCAGCTGGCCCTTCCCCCCGTCTATCAGCACCAGGTCGGGCAGGGGTTTTTCTTCTTCCAGCAGGCGGCGGTAGCGGCGGTATACCACCTCGCGCATGCTGGCAAAGTCGTCTGGCCCCTCTACGGTGCGGATGTTGTACACACGGTAGTCGCGCTTGGCGGGTCGGCCATTCCGGAATACTACGCAGCTGCTAACGGGGGCATAGCCCTGTATGTTACTATTGTCAAAGCACTCGATGTGGTAGGGCAGCCGGGCCAGCTTCAGGTCTTCCATGGCACGGCGCAGCAGGCGCTGCTGGGGGTCGTTGGCGCGCTGCTCATACTTGCGTTGCAGTTTTTCTTCCAGCAGCACCTCGCAGTTTTTCAGGCCCAGCTCCACAATCTTGCGCTCATCGCCGCGCTCGGGCACCTGTGCCTGGCAGGTAGCGGGCAGTTCGTCGGGGCTGGGCAGCACATTTACCAGGATGTGGGGATGGAAATCCTCATCCTCGGCTGCCACCCGCAGGATGGCGGCGGTCAGCACCTCGCTCAGGTCTTCGCCATGCTTGTCCCAGCTATCGAAGGCATGGGTGGTGATGATGGAGCCACTCTGCATCTTGAAGTGGTTTACTACCGTTAGCTTATCCTGCCGCGCTACGGTAAACACCTCCACGTTGTGCACCTGCTCACTCACGATGGTGCTCTTTTGTTTGTGCTTTTGCAGCTGCTCCATCCGGATTTTCAGGTAGTGGGCCCGCTCGTACTGCAGCTGCTCCACGGCCTCATTCATCTGCTCCTTCAGCTCGGCCAATACCCGGCCAAAGCTGCCACGCAGCACCTGCCGCACCTGCCGGATGTTCGCGTTGTAGTCATCCTCGGCCTGCAGGGCCACACAGGGTGCCTTGCAGCGGCCAATGTGGTACTCCAGGCAAGGACGAAACTTGCCGGCGGCAATGTTTGCGGCGCTCAAATTGTATTTGCAGGTACGCAGCTGGAAATTGTCGTGCAGAAAGCGCAGCAGAGCCCGCATAGTGCCCACGCTGGGGTATGGGCCGTAGTAGCTGCTGCCGTCCCTGGTTTTTTGCCGGGTACTGAATACACGGGGGAATCGCTCGTTTTTGATGCAGATGTAGGGATAGCTCTTGCCATCCTTCAGGTCGATGTTGTATTTGGGCTGATGTTCTTTTATCAGGCTATTCTCCAGCAGCAGGGCCTCCAATTCGTTGTTGGTTACTACATACTGGATGTAGGCTATCTGGCGCACCAGTAGCTGGGTCTTGTAGTCGGGGTGGGTTTTGGTAAAGTAGCTGTTTACCCGTTTTTTCAGGCTTTTGGCTTTGCCTATGTACAGCAGTTTCCCCTCCCGATCGTAGTATTTGTACACACCGGGCTGCTCGGGCAGGCTTTTTCGGATGTCTTCTACGGATTCCATCTAGCCGAGCACAGGATGGGGTGGTTTACTGCTCGTGGTTTTCGGGCAGGCTGCCATTCAGGATCTGGTGGCCCATTTTGTCGCGCTTGGTTTGCAGGTAGCGGGCATTGTGGGGGTTGGCGGTCATTTCTATGGGTATTTGCTCCACAATCTCCAGGTCGTAGCCCAGCAGGGCGGCCCGCTTTCGGGGGTTATTGGTCAGCAGGCGCATCTTGCGCACACCCAGGTCTCGCAGTATCTGCGCTCCTATTCCATACTCGCGCTGGTCCATCTTGAATCCGAGCTTCAGGTTGGCCTCCACGGTGTCATAGCCTTGCTCCTGCAGCTTGTAGGCTTTCAGCTTATTCAGCAGGCCTATACCACGGCCTTCCTGATTCATGTACAGCACTACGCCCTTGCCTGCGGCTTCTATCATCTCCAGGGCGGCAGCCAGCTGCTCGCCGCAGTCGCAGCGGTAGCTGTGGAAGATGTCTCCGGTTACGCAGCTGCTGTGCACGCGCACCAGCACGGGTTCGTCTGGGCCCCACTCGCCCTTGGTCATAGCCAGGTGGATCTCGCCGGTATGGGTGTGCTGATAGGCATGTAGCCGGAAGTGCCCGTGCTCGCTGGGCATATCCACCACTTCCTCGCGGCTTATCAGGCGCTCCTGCTTCAGCCGGTACTGGATCAGGTCCTCAATGCTTACGAGCTTCATGCCATGCTTGTCAGCCAGCTGGCGCAGCTGGGGCAGGCGGGCCATGGTGCCATCCTCATTCATGATCTCCACGATAACGCCAGCGGGATACAGCCCGGCCAGGCGGGGCAGGTCTATGGCAGCCTCGGTGTGGCCGGCGCGGCGCAGCACCCCGTCCTTTCGGGCCTTCAGGGGGAACACGTGGCCCGGGCGGCCCAGCTCGTCGGGCCGGGTGGCGGGGTCTATCAGGGCCTGTATGGTGCGGTAGCGGTCGTAGGCACTGA is a genomic window of Bacteroidota bacterium containing:
- a CDS encoding NUDIX hydrolase translates to MSTPPEEKNPWQTLSSRVAYENPWIQLTEHQVLNPAGKPGIYGTVHFKNLAIGIIPLDAAGYTWLVGQYRYPLGQYSWEIPEGGGPMGISPEESARRELKEETGLEAQNLQLLVTTHLSNSVSDEVGYVYLATGLTEGSWAPEETEVLQLRRLPFEEAYQMVLRAEITDSLAVAGILRLKLLLLEGSLRL
- a CDS encoding bifunctional 3,4-dihydroxy-2-butanone-4-phosphate synthase/GTP cyclohydrolase II produces the protein MLDRIEDAIEDIRLGKMIIVVDDENRENEGDFLMAAQHITQADVNFMAKEGRGLICVGMTEERCNELELEMMVSRNNAMHHTNFTVSVDYLKDGVTTGISAYDRYRTIQALIDPATRPDELGRPGHVFPLKARKDGVLRRAGHTEAAIDLPRLAGLYPAGVIVEIMNEDGTMARLPQLRQLADKHGMKLVSIEDLIQYRLKQERLISREEVVDMPSEHGHFRLHAYQHTHTGEIHLAMTKGEWGPDEPVLVRVHSSCVTGDIFHSYRCDCGEQLAAALEMIEAAGKGVVLYMNQEGRGIGLLNKLKAYKLQEQGYDTVEANLKLGFKMDQREYGIGAQILRDLGVRKMRLLTNNPRKRAALLGYDLEIVEQIPIEMTANPHNARYLQTKRDKMGHQILNGSLPENHEQ
- a CDS encoding prolyl oligopeptidase family serine peptidase gives rise to the protein MNPRILLNTLLASLLLQACAEPTTDASTPTAAPISNKIPYPLQQDTTLQIGGMAVSILLPEGPVRADLLVLPGWNYGRMDWCQRTQLCQAARAAGYRLVLPDMHRTLYPWRIYPETRADFRAYATRPWIWDTLIHTLASQHGVLAPGGKNLVMGLSTGARGASLLCLDRPGYFAAVALLSGDYDLPSMPQERISTATYGPYSQHPARWADSLENPMSRAARWRTPVYIGHGLADRVIDPGQSRQFHAALGQGAGVATVLHPASGAGHDYAYWSSETEAILAFFRQQLGGQVK
- a CDS encoding RNA-binding protein, with product MNIYVGNLSHKASEDEVRDLFSAFGQVSSVKIILDRETRQSRGFAFVEMNNESEANSAMEQLNGTEFLGRELRINEARPREDSRSGGGGGGGYNRGGGGGGGYNRGGGGGRDRW
- a CDS encoding class I SAM-dependent methyltransferase, producing the protein MDLKELRLTAGTVAARHPWELARLVVLKDLLRKVDMPPGDQQRMVDLGSGDAFVIEQLLNAHPHWEAAVAVDIAFSDDELQQLRTRFANEGKAIVVFRDMADIPDGFQADCILLLDVLEHIADHEGFLQLLRTQPFIGPHTQLLVTVPAFQVLFGAHDMFVHHYRRYTRRQLCRTLATNGWIPYRSGYFFFSLLGPRILQKLQGSQPSAERGTGAYRPGPLHGLILGSLKLDYWLGQALRTIGLRLPGLSTYAICRVQHPQGQ
- the ligA gene encoding NAD-dependent DNA ligase LigA — protein: MPAQDTKARMALLEQELERHNRLYYLEDAPEISDRQFDALLEELQQLEKQYPQWANPNSPTQRIGGTITRNFPVYTHLRPMKSLANSYEWEEVEAFDERLRGILGQAQLDYLLQLKIDGVALSLHYEQGELRRGITRGNGVTGDDITANIRTIRNLPLRLHTPHPPAYLEVRGEVYMHREDFDELNAQRVAQGETALMNPRNTTSGTLKLQDSAIVASRRLHFTAYYAAEAEELPDSDAERMALLRRWGFYVSPHTEAVHSLDGVQAYIEKWREKRYTLPFETDGIVIKADRIAQREEAGSTAKSPRWAIAYKYEAEEAETLLQHISYQVGRTGYITPVANLQPVLLAGTTVKRASLYNYDEIQRLDLREGDHVVVAKSGEIIPKVLRVLVEKRDPKAPPLVPPLHCPECGTPLTKPEGEVGCYCPNDEACPPQVKGRIEHFASRKALDIDGLGTEVVAQLVEAGLVRQPADLYLLSPPQLLALDRFAEKSAQNLIQALEASKQQPASRLLFGLGIRHVGETVAEKLLQHFGSIDDLAQASEEEIVALHEIGQKIAHSLVQWFAHPAHYAQYQQLKALGLQTRAKAKAHLSQALAGKRILLSGVFAGYEREELKKLIELHGGQNATSISKKLDYLVAGENMGPAKLEKAQQLNVSIIPLGSLLAMLPPNPPASSL
- a CDS encoding TatD family hydrolase encodes the protein MKLIDTHAHLFSHQFDADRHAMVGRALQVCSHLLLPNIDETTIASMNALAAAYPGHCLPTVGLHPTYVAADYPRQLALLEAELERGGYYGVGETGLDLYWDKTSLARQQESLAEHIRWARHYQLPLILHTRSANEETLRQIEAAQDGSLRGVFHCFSGTAEEGKRMIAAGFHLGIGGTLTYKRSELPAVLPELDPAWLVLETDSPYLAPVPYRGKRNESAYLVHVAEKLAEVLQMDRQTVVEQTSRNARALFDLPA
- the uvrC gene encoding excinuclease ABC subunit UvrC, which produces MESVEDIRKSLPEQPGVYKYYDREGKLLYIGKAKSLKKRVNSYFTKTHPDYKTQLLVRQIAYIQYVVTNNELEALLLENSLIKEHQPKYNIDLKDGKSYPYICIKNERFPRVFSTRQKTRDGSSYYGPYPSVGTMRALLRFLHDNFQLRTCKYNLSAANIAAGKFRPCLEYHIGRCKAPCVALQAEDDYNANIRQVRQVLRGSFGRVLAELKEQMNEAVEQLQYERAHYLKIRMEQLQKHKQKSTIVSEQVHNVEVFTVARQDKLTVVNHFKMQSGSIITTHAFDSWDKHGEDLSEVLTAAILRVAAEDEDFHPHILVNVLPSPDELPATCQAQVPERGDERKIVELGLKNCEVLLEEKLQRKYEQRANDPQQRLLRRAMEDLKLARLPYHIECFDNSNIQGYAPVSSCVVFRNGRPAKRDYRVYNIRTVEGPDDFASMREVVYRRYRRLLEEEKPLPDLVLIDGGKGQLSHALEALEELGLRGQLPILSIAKRLEEIYYPDDPVPLYIDKKSPTLRLLQQLRDEAHKTAIEYHRKKRDEKTLKTELTEIAGIGPGTAKKLLSHFRSLKKVKEASLNELIPVVGEAKAEAVHRHYQAYRAAQRAG
- a CDS encoding CoA transferase subunit A; this translates as MINKVVADAEAATRDIPNGAVLMLGGFGLCGIPENCISALLKMGVRNLTCISNNAGVDDFGIGLMLKTRQVKKMMSSYVGENEEFERQLLSGELEVELIPQGTLAERIRAGGAGIPAFYTPAGYGTEVAQGKETRAYNGKMYVLEQGLTADFALVKAWKGDTAGNLVYHHTARNFNPMMAAAGKITIAEVEELVPAGQLDPNQIHTPGVYVQRIFQGTNYEKRIEQRTLRRG
- a CDS encoding HAD family phosphatase, which gives rise to MASLFSIPNGVTTIFFDLGGVLLEIDPGRTQKALTELLGGGDQVVRFDIHAQEALFLDFERGSLSPEDLRRGAMTHFGVAVADEAFDHAWNQVLLQPFPWAHRAVQQAGSRYRTALLSNTNAIHYQAFRAAMQPTFALMERLFLSYELGSRKPEPTIYQQALAQMGVQPSEVLFIEDNAENIATARQLGLHTLHLTQPQVLETLFG